AAGCGGGGGAAGGCGCGGATGCTCGAGGTGTGCTTCGGCGCGACGATCCTCCTGGCGGCCGTCTTTCTCTGCGTCAAGTACGTGGAGTACTCCGCGAAGTTCCACCACGGGCTGTACCCGGGCACCAACCTCTTCTTCTCCCTCTATTTCATGATGACCGGGCTGCACGGGATCCACGTGCTCCTCGGGATGGGGCTGCTGTCGTACGTCATCGTCCTGTCGCGGCGCGGCCGGCTCTCGGCGAGCTATTACACCCCGGCGGAGATGTCGGGGCTGTACTGGCACTTCGTCGACCTGGTGTGGATCTACCTGTTCCCGCTGCTCTACCTGCTCGGGTGAGGGGAAGCATGTCCCACGGACCCGGAAAATCCATCCGTGCCGGCATCGCGGTGTTCGTCGCCCTGTTGCTGCTGACGGCCGTCACGGTTCTCGTCTCCTACGTCGACCTCGGGCTCTGGAACGCGGTCGTCGCGTTGCTGATCGCCTCGGCGAAGGCGTCCCTGGTGGCCCTCTTCTTCATGCACCTCAAGGGCGAAAACCGCCTGGTGTGGGGCTTCGCCCTGGTACCGATCGCTTTCCTTTCCCTCATCATTTTCGGGACGCTTGTCGACACGATGTTGCGTTGATCCGCCGGGGCGAGGATAATTTCCACATCTGCCGAGGGAAGGGGACGTCGATGCTGGGCCGGGTGACCGTTGGGCTGCTCTTTTTGCTGCTCGTGTGGGGGAACCTCGTCGCGGGGCTCAAGGCGGGGCTGGCGTGCCCCGACTGGCCGCTCTGCTACGGGAAGGTCCTGCCCCCGTTCCGCTGGGACATCTATATGGAGTTCGGCCATCGCGTCATCGCCGCCGTGGCGTCGATCTTCCTGGTCGCCCTCGCGGCCAACCGGTACCGGAAGTACGAGGGGGCGTCCCGGGCGATCCCGGTCCTCGCGGTCCTCCTCCTCCTCCTCGAGATCGGGATGGGCGGGGCCGTAGTCCTCCTCGAAACGCCGGTTCGGCTGACCACCGTCCACTTCATGATCGGGCTCCTCGTCTTTCTCCTCGCCTTCTTCATGATGACGTTCGACGGTGAGGGCGAACGATCCGGTTTCGCTCTCCGCGGACCGGCGGCCCTCTTTCTCTCCGTCGTCGCGCTGGTCTACTCGCAATCCGCCCTTGGGGCGTACGTGCGGCACCTCGATGCGGGACTCGCCTGCCCGGACTTCCCCGCCTGCCTCGGGAAGTGGGTCCCGCCGCTCTTCGCCGGGTCCGTGCTGGCGCACTTCTCCCACCGGACGCTCGGGTACCTCGTGCTGCTGACCGCGGCGATGCTTTATCTCTTCGTACGGCGGGACCCGCGCCAGCGGGGGAATCGCCCCCTCGCCCTGTCGTTCCTGATCCTGGTCGCGGCGCAGGTCGGGGTCGGTGCCATGGTGGTGCTGTCGGGGCTCCACTACCTCGCCACGGCGCTGCACCTGA
The window above is part of the bacterium genome. Proteins encoded here:
- a CDS encoding cytochrome c oxidase subunit 3 family protein, with the translated sequence MSGHSDEHADPAVAFESAKLGVWTFLATEVLLFGALFTAYTIFRMKYPELFRVEHAKLDRVLGAVNTVVLITSSFTVVLGVDAIKRGKARMLEVCFGATILLAAVFLCVKYVEYSAKFHHGLYPGTNLFFSLYFMMTGLHGIHVLLGMGLLSYVIVLSRRGRLSASYYTPAEMSGLYWHFVDLVWIYLFPLLYLLG
- a CDS encoding cytochrome C oxidase subunit IV family protein, whose amino-acid sequence is MSHGPGKSIRAGIAVFVALLLLTAVTVLVSYVDLGLWNAVVALLIASAKASLVALFFMHLKGENRLVWGFALVPIAFLSLIIFGTLVDTMLR
- a CDS encoding COX15/CtaA family protein, whose translation is MIRRGEDNFHICRGKGTSMLGRVTVGLLFLLLVWGNLVAGLKAGLACPDWPLCYGKVLPPFRWDIYMEFGHRVIAAVASIFLVALAANRYRKYEGASRAIPVLAVLLLLLEIGMGGAVVLLETPVRLTTVHFMIGLLVFLLAFFMMTFDGEGERSGFALRGPAALFLSVVALVYSQSALGAYVRHLDAGLACPDFPACLGKWVPPLFAGSVLAHFSHRTLGYLVLLTAAMLYLFVRRDPRQRGNRPLALSFLILVAAQVGVGAMVVLSGLHYLATALHLTVALGMLSILANLWVNAARAERAALSLPRR